The following are encoded together in the Pseudomonas sp. IB20 genome:
- a CDS encoding GMC family oxidoreductase: MATIMKKVDAVIVGFGWTGAIMAKELTEAGLNVVALERGPMQDTYPDGNYPQVIDELTYSVRKKLFQDISKETVTIRHSVNDVALPNRQLGAFLPGNGVGGAGLHWSGVHFRVDPIELRMRSHYEERYGKNFIPKDMTIQDFGVSYEELEPFFDYAEKVFGTSGQAWTVKGQLVGEGRGGNPYAPDRSNPFPLESQKNTVSAQLFQKAAADVGYKPYNLPSANTSGPYTNPYGAQMGPCNFCGFCSGYVCYMYSKASPNVNILPALRQVPNFELRANSHVLKVNLDSTKSKATGVTYIDGQGRECEQPADLVIIGSFQFNNVRLMLLSGIGKPYDPITNEGVVGRNFAYQNMGTIKAFFDKDTHTNNFIGAGGNGVAIDDFNADNFDHGPHGFVGGSPMWVNQAGSRPIAGTSNPPGTPAWGSAWKRATADYYTHQVSMDSHGAHQSYRANYLDLDPVYRDAYGLPLLRMTFDWQENDIKMNRFMMEKMGKVAEAMNPKAIAVLGKKVGEHFNTAAYQTTHLNGGAIMGTDPKTSALNRYLQSWDVHNVFVPGASAFPQGLGYNPTGLVAALTYWSARAIREQYLKNPGPLVQA, encoded by the coding sequence GTGGCGACCATCATGAAGAAAGTCGATGCGGTGATCGTGGGTTTCGGCTGGACCGGCGCGATCATGGCCAAGGAGCTGACGGAAGCTGGCCTCAACGTGGTAGCGCTGGAGCGCGGCCCGATGCAGGACACTTACCCGGACGGCAACTATCCGCAGGTCATCGACGAACTGACCTACAGCGTGCGTAAAAAACTCTTCCAGGACATTTCCAAGGAGACGGTGACCATTCGCCATAGCGTGAACGACGTCGCCTTGCCCAACCGGCAGTTGGGTGCGTTCCTGCCGGGCAATGGCGTGGGTGGCGCGGGCCTGCACTGGTCGGGCGTGCATTTTCGCGTAGACCCTATTGAGCTGCGCATGCGCAGCCATTACGAGGAGCGCTACGGCAAGAACTTCATTCCCAAAGACATGACCATCCAGGACTTCGGCGTGAGTTACGAAGAACTGGAGCCGTTTTTCGACTACGCGGAAAAAGTCTTCGGCACCTCCGGCCAGGCCTGGACGGTTAAAGGTCAGTTGGTGGGCGAAGGCCGTGGCGGCAACCCGTATGCGCCGGATCGCTCCAACCCGTTCCCGTTGGAATCGCAGAAAAACACCGTCTCCGCACAGCTGTTTCAGAAGGCGGCTGCCGACGTTGGTTACAAGCCCTACAACCTGCCGTCGGCCAATACCTCGGGGCCATACACCAACCCCTACGGCGCGCAGATGGGCCCGTGCAACTTCTGCGGTTTTTGCAGCGGTTACGTGTGTTACATGTACTCCAAGGCCTCGCCGAACGTAAACATCCTGCCGGCGTTGCGCCAAGTGCCGAATTTTGAGCTGCGGGCCAATTCCCACGTACTCAAGGTCAACCTCGACAGCACCAAGAGCAAAGCCACCGGCGTGACCTATATCGACGGCCAGGGTCGCGAATGCGAGCAGCCGGCGGATCTGGTGATCATCGGTTCCTTCCAGTTCAACAATGTGCGCCTCATGTTGCTCTCGGGTATCGGCAAGCCCTACGACCCGATCACCAATGAGGGCGTGGTGGGCAGGAACTTCGCCTACCAGAACATGGGTACCATCAAAGCCTTCTTCGACAAGGACACCCACACCAACAACTTCATCGGTGCGGGCGGCAATGGCGTGGCCATCGACGACTTCAACGCGGACAACTTCGACCACGGGCCGCACGGCTTTGTTGGCGGTTCGCCGATGTGGGTCAACCAGGCCGGCAGCCGGCCGATTGCCGGTACGTCCAACCCGCCGGGCACCCCGGCGTGGGGCAGTGCATGGAAACGCGCCACCGCCGATTACTACACCCACCAAGTGTCGATGGACTCCCACGGCGCGCATCAATCCTACCGGGCCAACTACCTGGATCTGGACCCGGTGTACCGCGATGCCTACGGCCTGCCCTTGCTGCGGATGACGTTCGACTGGCAGGAAAACGACATCAAGATGAACCGTTTCATGATGGAGAAAATGGGCAAAGTCGCCGAAGCGATGAACCCCAAGGCCATTGCTGTGTTGGGCAAAAAGGTCGGTGAGCACTTCAACACCGCGGCTTACCAGACCACCCACCTCAACGGTGGCGCGATCATGGGCACCGACCCGAAAACCAGTGCCTTGAACCGTTACCTGCAATCTTGGGACGTACACAACGTGTTTGTCCCAGGCGCGTCGGCTTTCCCACAAGGCTTGGGCTACAACCCTACCGGCCTGGTAGCGGCGTTGACCTATTGGTCGGCGCGGGCGATCCGTGAGCAGTACCTTAAAAACCCCGGCCCACTGGTTCAGGCATAA